In Streptomyces sp. NBC_01439, the following are encoded in one genomic region:
- a CDS encoding penicillin-binding transpeptidase domain-containing protein — protein sequence MNGAAKGAVIGGVFLAMLGGAGYGVYTLVGDTGADTKEGKDGETSVQAEKGSGPVSEKDAEKTAKAFLAAWASGDERVAADLTNNAAAAQAAVGDFKTKAYVSKTVITPGTPNGTTVPYKVEAEITYEGTTKPLAYDSQLTVVRGLTSGKPLVDWQPSVIHPQLQKDEKLRAGTPANPPVKAVDRNGKELTVEQYPSLRPVLDALRKTYGEKTGGTPGAEVWIEPAAQDAPKRSLLTLVEGKPGQIQTVLDADVQAAAEKAVQKFPEASVVALKPSTGEVLAVADHRKDAYDASLLGMRAPGSTMKIVTGAMLIDRGLVAADKVAECPPTVQWGGRTFHNLGDFKLDNATFATSFAQSCNTAFIKQIKPVNDDSALSDEAREVFGIGEEWKAGVPVFDGKVPQATGAAAAAAYIGQGQIQMSPLNVASITATARTGVFRQPVLVKASVDGRKLATASRTMKPGVSAQLVKMMRLTATSGTGAKAMASVGGDKGAKTGSAEVDGASSPDSWFAGFSDDVAAAAMVQGGGHGNEAAGPIVAEVLKAG from the coding sequence GTGAACGGGGCAGCGAAGGGTGCCGTCATCGGCGGGGTGTTCCTCGCCATGCTCGGCGGCGCCGGGTACGGGGTGTACACGTTGGTCGGGGACACCGGCGCGGACACGAAGGAAGGCAAGGACGGCGAGACCTCCGTCCAGGCCGAGAAGGGCAGCGGGCCGGTCAGCGAGAAGGACGCGGAGAAGACCGCCAAGGCCTTCCTGGCCGCGTGGGCCTCCGGGGACGAGCGGGTGGCCGCCGACCTGACGAACAACGCCGCGGCCGCGCAAGCCGCGGTCGGGGATTTCAAGACCAAGGCGTACGTGTCCAAGACCGTGATCACCCCCGGCACGCCGAACGGCACCACCGTGCCGTACAAGGTCGAGGCGGAGATCACGTACGAGGGCACGACCAAGCCGCTGGCCTACGACTCCCAGCTGACCGTGGTGCGCGGGCTGACCAGCGGAAAGCCTCTGGTCGACTGGCAGCCTTCGGTGATCCACCCACAGCTCCAGAAGGATGAGAAGCTGCGTGCGGGCACCCCGGCGAACCCGCCGGTCAAGGCGGTCGACCGCAACGGCAAGGAGCTGACGGTCGAGCAGTACCCCTCGCTGCGGCCCGTCCTGGACGCGCTGCGCAAGACGTACGGGGAGAAGACGGGCGGCACCCCCGGCGCCGAGGTGTGGATCGAGCCGGCCGCCCAGGACGCGCCGAAGCGGAGCCTGCTGACCCTCGTGGAGGGCAAGCCGGGGCAGATCCAGACCGTGCTCGACGCCGACGTGCAGGCCGCGGCGGAGAAGGCCGTGCAGAAGTTCCCCGAGGCCTCCGTGGTCGCCCTCAAGCCGAGCACGGGCGAGGTCCTGGCCGTGGCCGACCACCGCAAGGACGCCTACGACGCCTCCCTGCTCGGCATGCGGGCGCCCGGCTCCACGATGAAGATCGTCACCGGTGCGATGCTGATCGACCGGGGCCTGGTCGCGGCCGACAAGGTCGCCGAGTGTCCGCCGACCGTGCAGTGGGGTGGGCGCACCTTCCACAACCTGGGCGACTTCAAGCTGGACAACGCCACCTTCGCGACCAGCTTCGCGCAGTCCTGCAACACCGCCTTCATCAAGCAGATCAAGCCGGTGAACGACGACTCCGCCCTGTCCGACGAGGCCCGCGAGGTCTTCGGGATCGGTGAGGAGTGGAAGGCCGGCGTCCCCGTCTTCGACGGCAAGGTGCCGCAGGCCACGGGCGCCGCCGCGGCGGCCGCGTACATCGGTCAGGGCCAGATCCAGATGAGCCCGCTGAACGTCGCCTCGATCACGGCGACCGCCCGCACCGGGGTGTTCCGCCAGCCGGTGCTCGTCAAGGCCTCGGTGGACGGGCGCAAGCTGGCCACGGCCTCGCGGACGATGAAGCCGGGGGTGTCGGCCCAGCTGGTCAAGATGATGCGGCTGACGGCGACCAGCGGCACGGGCGCGAAGGCGATGGCCTCGGTCGGCGGCGACAAGGGCGCGAAGACCGGATCCGCGGAGGTCGACGGGGCGAGCAGCCCGGACAGCTGGTTCGCCGGCTTCAGCGACGACGTGGCCGCGGCGGCCATGGTCCAGGGCGGTGGCCACGGCAACGAGGCGGCGGGCCCGATCGTCGCCGAGGTGCTGAAGGCGGGCTGA
- a CDS encoding GNAT family N-acetyltransferase — protein MDGGGEPLGLVRLMDLGDSTPVFDLRIRTRYRGRGIGGHALTWLTQHLFTALPRIRRIEGTTRRDNAAMRRTFRRCGYVQEAHYREGWPSADGTVHDAVGYAILRRDWAAGTTTAPAWDEERTTEG, from the coding sequence ATCGACGGCGGCGGCGAGCCCCTCGGCCTGGTCCGCCTGATGGACCTGGGCGACAGCACGCCCGTCTTCGACCTGCGGATCCGCACCCGGTACCGGGGGCGGGGGATCGGCGGCCACGCGCTGACCTGGTTGACGCAACACCTGTTCACCGCGCTCCCGCGGATCCGGCGGATCGAGGGCACCACGCGCCGGGACAACGCGGCGATGCGCCGCACCTTCCGGCGGTGCGGGTACGTCCAGGAGGCGCACTACCGGGAGGGCTGGCCCTCGGCCGACGGCACGGTCCACGACGCGGTCGGGTACGCGATCCTGCGCCGGGACTGGGCCGCCGGGACGACCACGGCCCCCGCGTGGGACGAGGAGCGCACGACGGAGGGCTGA
- a CDS encoding dolichyl-phosphate-mannose--protein mannosyltransferase codes for MTSTATPPPSPAGAPPTSPVGREDEPPTWLRRLGGFGYVPPAASARSDVRTRLVPPYARPSKQLWMTFGLPPQVWGTWQLIVSWVGPLLVALVAGVLRFVHLGSPKAVIFDETYYAKDAWATIRQGYEASWPKDIDASILANPNGVALPTDPGYVVHPPVGKWVIGAGEWMFGFTPFGWRFMTAVLGTLSVLMLCRIGRRLFRSTFLGCLAGALLAVDGLHLVMSRTALLDLVLMFFVLAAFGALLIDRDRARARLADALPVDEEGRTRPDTKIAETLRLGWRPYRILAGVCLGLAAGTKWNGFVILAFFGVLTVLWDAAARRTAGAGAPYASMLRRDALPAFVSTVPVAVVTYLASWSGWILSPDNGKGGYLRDWAAKYDQGSALGFLPEWLRSLWHYETEVYKFHVGLTSGHTYESNPWSWLVLGRPVSYFYESPEPGTDGCPATAAGKCAREVLALGTPLLWWAGCFALLYVLWRWFFRRDWRAGAIACALGAGLLPWFNYQERTIFYFYAVVFVPYLCLAVAMMIGALLGPAGSSERRRALGAIGAGVLVLLIAWNFIYFWPIYTGQTLPMDSWRGRMWLDTWV; via the coding sequence GTGACCAGTACCGCGACGCCACCGCCCAGCCCCGCGGGGGCCCCGCCCACCTCACCGGTGGGACGCGAGGACGAGCCACCCACCTGGCTGCGCCGGTTGGGCGGCTTCGGCTACGTGCCGCCCGCCGCTTCCGCGCGCTCGGACGTCCGCACCCGTCTGGTGCCCCCGTACGCCAGGCCGTCCAAGCAGCTGTGGATGACCTTCGGGCTGCCGCCCCAGGTGTGGGGAACCTGGCAGCTGATCGTCTCGTGGGTGGGGCCGCTGCTGGTGGCGCTGGTCGCGGGGGTGCTGCGGTTCGTGCACCTGGGCAGCCCGAAGGCGGTGATATTCGACGAGACGTACTACGCCAAGGACGCCTGGGCCACGATCCGGCAGGGCTACGAGGCGAGCTGGCCCAAGGACATCGACGCGTCGATCCTCGCCAACCCGAACGGGGTCGCGCTGCCGACCGACCCGGGCTACGTCGTGCACCCGCCCGTCGGCAAATGGGTGATCGGGGCCGGCGAGTGGATGTTCGGCTTCACTCCCTTCGGCTGGCGGTTCATGACCGCCGTGCTCGGCACCCTGTCGGTGCTGATGCTGTGCCGGATCGGGCGCCGCCTCTTCCGCTCGACCTTCCTGGGCTGCCTGGCGGGCGCGCTGCTCGCGGTGGACGGCCTGCACCTGGTGATGAGCCGCACCGCGCTGCTGGACCTGGTGCTGATGTTCTTCGTGCTCGCCGCTTTCGGGGCCCTGCTCATCGACCGCGACCGGGCCAGAGCCCGGCTCGCCGACGCGCTGCCGGTGGACGAGGAGGGCCGGACCCGGCCGGACACGAAGATCGCCGAGACGCTGCGGCTGGGCTGGCGGCCGTACCGGATCCTGGCCGGCGTCTGCCTGGGTCTGGCCGCGGGGACGAAGTGGAACGGCTTCGTCATCCTCGCTTTCTTCGGCGTCCTCACCGTGCTGTGGGACGCCGCCGCGCGCCGCACCGCGGGCGCGGGCGCCCCGTACGCCTCGATGCTGCGCCGGGACGCGCTGCCCGCCTTCGTCTCCACCGTCCCGGTCGCGGTCGTCACGTACCTGGCCTCCTGGTCGGGCTGGATCCTCAGCCCGGACAACGGCAAGGGCGGCTATCTGCGCGACTGGGCGGCCAAGTACGACCAGGGCAGTGCGCTGGGGTTCCTGCCGGAGTGGCTGCGCAGCCTGTGGCACTACGAGACCGAGGTCTACAAGTTTCACGTCGGCCTGACTTCGGGGCACACCTACGAGTCCAACCCGTGGAGCTGGCTGGTCCTGGGCCGGCCCGTCTCCTACTTCTACGAGTCGCCCGAACCGGGCACCGACGGCTGCCCGGCGACCGCGGCGGGCAAGTGCGCCCGCGAGGTCCTGGCACTGGGCACCCCGCTGCTGTGGTGGGCGGGCTGCTTCGCCCTGCTGTACGTGCTGTGGCGGTGGTTCTTCCGCCGTGACTGGCGGGCGGGCGCGATCGCGTGCGCGCTGGGCGCGGGGCTGCTGCCCTGGTTCAACTACCAGGAGCGGACGATCTTCTACTTCTACGCGGTGGTCTTCGTCCCGTACCTGTGTCTGGCGGTGGCGATGATGATCGGCGCCCTACTGGGCCCGGCCGGATCGAGCGAACGCCGGCGGGCACTGGGCGCGATCGGCGCGGGCGTACTGGTCCTGCTGATCGCGTGGAACTTCATCTACTTCTGGCCCATCTACACGGGCCAGACCCTGCCGATGGACTCCTGGCGCGGCCGCATGTGGCTGGACACCTGGGTCTAG
- the rsmI gene encoding 16S rRNA (cytidine(1402)-2'-O)-methyltransferase yields the protein MLAGTPIGDLSDAPPRLAAELERADVIAAEDTRRLRRLTQGLGVHTTGRVLSYFEGNESARTPELVEALAGGARVLLVTDAGMPSVSDPGYRLVAAAVEKDIKVTAVPGPSAVLTALAMSGLPVDRFCFEGFLPRKAGERLGRLREVEGERRTLVYFEAPHRLDDTLAAMAEVFGADRRAAVCRELTKTYEEVKRGGLGELAAWAAEGVRGEITVVVEGAPAAAPADLDDEELVRRVRVREEAGERRKEAIAAVAAEAGVPKREVFDAVVAAKNAAQKVPPVGKELA from the coding sequence GTGCTCGCCGGCACCCCCATCGGCGATCTCTCGGACGCCCCGCCGCGTCTGGCGGCCGAGTTGGAGCGGGCCGACGTGATTGCCGCCGAGGACACCCGGCGGCTGCGCCGGCTGACCCAGGGGCTCGGCGTGCACACCACCGGGCGCGTCCTGTCGTACTTCGAGGGCAACGAGTCGGCGCGCACCCCGGAGCTGGTCGAGGCCCTGGCCGGTGGCGCGCGCGTGCTGCTGGTCACGGACGCGGGCATGCCGTCGGTCTCCGACCCCGGCTACCGGCTGGTGGCAGCCGCCGTCGAGAAGGACATCAAGGTCACCGCCGTCCCCGGGCCGTCCGCGGTGCTCACCGCGCTCGCCATGTCCGGGCTGCCGGTGGACCGGTTCTGCTTCGAGGGGTTCCTGCCGCGCAAGGCGGGGGAGCGCCTGGGCCGGCTGCGCGAGGTCGAGGGCGAGCGGCGCACGCTCGTCTACTTCGAGGCGCCGCACCGGCTCGACGACACCCTGGCCGCGATGGCCGAGGTCTTCGGGGCCGACCGGCGGGCCGCCGTCTGCCGCGAGCTGACGAAGACCTACGAGGAGGTCAAGCGCGGCGGGCTCGGCGAGCTCGCGGCCTGGGCCGCCGAGGGGGTGCGCGGGGAGATCACCGTCGTGGTCGAGGGCGCCCCGGCCGCCGCACCCGCAGACCTGGACGACGAGGAGCTGGTGCGCCGGGTGCGGGTGCGCGAGGAGGCCGGTGAGCGGCGCAAGGAGGCCATCGCGGCGGTCGCGGCCGAGGCCGGCGTACCCAAGCGCGAGGTGTTCGACGCGGTGGTCGCGGCAAAGAACGCGGCACAAAAGGTACCGCCGGTCGGTAAAGAGCTGGCCTGA
- a CDS encoding TatD family hydrolase, which translates to MSTRVEKTQPKDAPPPLPEPLRVAVADSHTHLDMQSGTVEEGLAKAASVGVTTVVQVGCDVKGSRWAAETAAAYENVHAAVALHPNEAPRIVLGDPDGWSRQGARAGGGEAALDGALAEIEALAALDHVKAVGETGLDHFRTGPEGMAAQERSFRAHIEIAKRQGKALVIHDRDAHADVLRILREEGAPERTVFHCYSGDADMARECAAAGYYMSFAGTVTFKNAAPLREALAVAPLELVLVETDAPYLTPAPYRGRPNAPYLIPLTVRAMAAVRGIDEDAMATALAVNTARAFDY; encoded by the coding sequence ATGAGCACACGCGTGGAGAAGACGCAGCCCAAGGACGCACCGCCGCCGCTGCCCGAACCCCTCCGGGTGGCGGTGGCGGACTCGCACACCCACCTCGACATGCAGTCGGGGACCGTCGAGGAGGGCCTCGCGAAGGCCGCTTCGGTGGGCGTGACCACGGTCGTGCAGGTGGGCTGCGACGTGAAGGGCTCCCGGTGGGCCGCCGAGACCGCGGCCGCGTACGAGAACGTGCACGCGGCCGTCGCCCTCCACCCGAACGAAGCGCCGCGGATCGTGCTGGGGGATCCCGACGGTTGGTCGCGCCAGGGGGCCCGGGCCGGCGGCGGCGAAGCCGCCCTGGACGGGGCGCTCGCCGAGATCGAGGCACTGGCGGCCCTCGACCACGTCAAGGCGGTCGGCGAGACCGGCCTCGACCACTTCCGCACCGGACCCGAGGGCATGGCCGCGCAGGAGCGCTCCTTCCGCGCACACATCGAGATCGCCAAGCGGCAGGGCAAGGCGCTCGTCATCCACGACCGGGACGCCCACGCGGACGTGCTGCGCATCCTGCGCGAGGAGGGCGCCCCCGAGCGCACCGTCTTCCACTGCTACTCCGGGGACGCCGATATGGCCCGCGAGTGCGCTGCCGCGGGGTACTACATGTCCTTCGCCGGGACCGTCACCTTCAAGAACGCCGCGCCGCTGCGCGAGGCCCTGGCCGTGGCCCCGCTGGAGCTGGTGCTCGTCGAGACGGACGCGCCCTACCTCACCCCTGCGCCGTACCGCGGACGGCCCAACGCGCCGTACCTCATTCCGCTGACGGTCCGGGCGATGGCCGCGGTCCGCGGCATCGACGAAGACGCGATGGCCACGGCGCTGGCGGTCAACACGGCGCGCGCCTTCGACTACTGA